One region of Desertifilum tharense IPPAS B-1220 genomic DNA includes:
- a CDS encoding gamma-glutamylcyclotransferase — translation MSQAKRVFICGSALQGQPDHGNLQSAEFIKAARTQPLYRLHAAAGGWHPAIYQVSEGGISIPGEVYELTLEQYEYLVSTEPPHMYPSDVILEDGEVLTAMLYPQELVEQYNWPDISHLGGWAAYKASLVEVA, via the coding sequence ATGAGTCAGGCTAAACGAGTTTTCATCTGCGGATCGGCACTGCAAGGACAACCCGATCATGGTAATCTTCAATCAGCAGAATTTATTAAAGCAGCCAGAACCCAACCCCTCTATCGCCTCCATGCTGCCGCAGGTGGTTGGCACCCTGCTATTTATCAAGTCAGTGAAGGCGGAATATCCATTCCCGGAGAAGTCTACGAACTCACCCTCGAACAATACGAGTATCTCGTCTCCACCGAACCGCCTCATATGTATCCCAGCGATGTGATTTTAGAGGATGGCGAAGTCTTAACCGCCATGCTTTATCCGCAAGAACTGGTTGAACAATATAACTGGCCCGATATTTCCCACCTTGGGGGATGGGCTGCCTATAAAGCCAGTTTAGTCGAAGTCGCGTGA